GCCTCTCTTTCTGATGCGCAAAAAATCAAGGAAGAGCTTGATCAGGCGCGCATTGATTTAGAAAAGGCGCAACGGCAGGCGAACCTTGCGAAAGCCGGCGAGCTTTCATATGGGCTTATTCCTGAGCTTGAAAAGAAGCTTGAAGATGTTGAAGCGGCCGGTGATGCGAGCGAGAATGAGCTGGTGCATGAAGCTGTTACGCCAGAAAATATAGCGCATGTGATTTCGCGCTGGACGGGTATTCCGATCGATCGAATGCTAGAAGGCGAACGCGATAAACTGTTGCGGATGGAAGACGAGCTTGGTCGCACGGTTGTTGGCCAGAGTGAGGCGGTCCATGCGGTGTCGACAGCTGTGCGCCGCGCACGCGCAGGGTTGCAAGACCCTAATCGTCCAATTGGCTCCTTTATGTTTCTAGGCCCAACAGGTGTTGGTAAAACCGAGCTTACCAAATCGCTTGCCGGATTTCTGTTTGATGATGAACAGGCCATGGTGCGCATTGATATGTCTGAATTTATGGAAAAGCACTCGGTCGCTCGTCTCATCGGTGCGCCTCCAGGCTATGTGGGTTATGAGGAAGGCGGCGTGATTACAGAAGCTGTGCGCCGCAGGCCTTATCAGGTGATTTTGTTTGACGAGATTGAAAAAGCGCATCCAGATGTTTTCAATGTGCTCTTGCAGGTTCTCGATGAGGGTCGTTTGACCGACGGGCAGGGCCGCACTGTCGATTTTAGAAATACGCTGATCATTATGACCTCGAACCTTGGCGCTGAATTTCTTGTTAATCAGAGCGAGGACGATGAGGTGGATGGCGTGCGTGATGAGGTGATGAACGTCGTGCGAGGGCATTTCAGGCCAGAATTTTTGAACCGGCTTGATGATATCGTTTTGTTTGAGCGATTGAAGCGGGTGCATATGGCTAAAATCATCGATATTCAACTCGAGCGTTTGATGAGGCTTTTGTCTGATCGCAAGATTACACTGAACCTCGATGATGATGCTAAAATGTTGCTTGCCGATAAAGGCTATGATCCCATTTACGGCGCACGGCCTTTAAAGCGCGCTATTCAGCGCTATGTCCAAGATCCATTGGCCGATCAAATTCTGAATGGGGATGTTTTGGATGGGGCGCAGGTTGAGGTGACGGCAGGAAGTGATCGACTATTATTCAAGTCAAAACTGCGCGTGGTTGCCGCTTAACGATAAAAAGGGAGGAAGCCAATCTGGTTTTCCTTTTCTTTTAATTGCTGAGTGCAAAATCCTGCTCTTTTTGCGCGTCCGGCTTATCTAAAAGTTGGTCGATACGGTTGCGTTCACGCTCAAAGGCGGCCAACTGATCACCTGATAAAATGCGCCCACGTGGTAGGCGAATACGCATTGGATCTACGTGGCGCCCATTGACGATTACTTCGTAATGAAGGTGTGGACCAGTGGATAAACCAGTTGAGCCAACATAGCCGATAATTTGGCCTTGTCGCACACGAACACCGGATTTCATACCTTTGGCAAATCGACTCATATGAGCGTAGCCGGTTTTGTAACCGTTTGCATGGCGAATTTTGATCCAGCGGCCATAACCAGAAAACCATTTGGCATCTTCTATGACGCCGTTGCCGGCTGCAAAAATAGGGGTTCCGCGTGGGGCAGACCAGTCAACGCCCTTGTGTAGGCGAGATGTGCGCAAAATAGGATGGCGGCGCCAGCCATAGCTTGAACGAAATTTTGCACGAGGAACCGGCTGACGCATCAAGAATTTTTTCGCACTGCGACCATTCTCATCATAATAATCGACTTCATTATCATCCGTGGTTTTAAATCGATAATAGCGCCGTTTTAAGTCGCCCAGCTGGAGTGATGTGTATAAAATCTCTGACTCTTTTGTCGCTTTTTCCTGCTCAGGATCGAGAGAATAAAAGACTTCCATTTTGTCAGTTTGTTTAACGGAGCTCTTAAAGTCGACATCAAAGGCATAGATGCGGATAAGCTCGCGCGCGAGTTCTGTCGGTATATTGTGTTTGAGGGCTGTTTGATAAATCCCTTGGTAGACACTCGTATTTCCTGCTGCAAATAATCTTGGCTGCAGTTGATCTTCAAGCTCGTTAGCAAGTGCCGGTTCATTTGTAGGTACAAAATCACCGCTGTCAGCGCGTGCAATTGTTATAAGATGTTGGCTATCGTCATAAATACTGATGACATCCGGTATATCTGCATTCGGCCCGCCTGCGTAATTCATGCGTATTTTGTGTGTGCTTTTAAACGTTTTATCAGGCAATTCTTTTGAAAGAGCAGAGATGATTGGATCTGCATCTTCTTCAAATCCCATTTCATCCTTCCAAAATTCTTTGAAAGTGCTGTTTGATTTTGGGTTTATGAAGCCTGCATCTTTTGTCAGTGACAAATGAGCGACGTCATTTGTTTTATTTATTGTGAGAACATTTTCGGAGCGGATCTTGACTAAGTTATCAAATGGAGATGGCGCGGCGCGGCCTTCAAAACGGGCTTGATCAATATATGCAATAACGCCAGCGCGAGCAAAAATAGTCCCATCATCCAGTGATGTATGTAAGGTCGGCAATTGTTGGCGAATTTTTGCTTCTATCTCTTCATCTGAATATCCGCGAACTGTTTGTTCGTTTTCTCCATCAATAGGCAAGGGCGAACTGCGAATTTCTATTTCGTCATCAATTTGACTGTCATAGAGAACTTCATCTTTGCCTTTTTCGCGGAATTTAGAAGATCCCGAAAAAATTGTCACAGCGTCGAATGGTGGCACCTGGAACTTGGGGTCATCCTCATAGCGCTTGAGGGAAGAATCAAGACGGGCGAAAGGGCGGGTTCGCACATGATTGCCGCTTTCACTGCGGGTGAGAGTACTAAGATGAAGTACATTCCCGTCGTTTATCTTAGTAGTAACATGGGCAGGCCGGTCGCCTTTGGATATGCGATCTGTATCATTGGCATCTAGTGATGTGGCAATGATATTGCCGTCTTGTGTTATATGAGATGGAATTGAATATGTGTCTTGACCGTCGACGGCGACTAAAAGAGCGCCTCCCATAAGAGTAATAGAGGTAACACCAGTTAAAATGGTTCCTGCTAACCAACGAAGGCTGACATCTCTTATATCAGGTGGGCCTGATTTCCCGCTCTCAGTTGACAAGGCTGATTGCGTGCCAAGTAGATCAAGGACGGATTTGTTGTTTCTGACTTTTTTATGGTTTGATGTATTAGTACCCATTGTTTGACTGATAAATCCCCATAGTAAATCTTCTCCCCCAGATATCGAGCATTCTAGGCTAAACAACAGCCGCCCTCTATGAATGGCCGCTCATATAGTTAATCTGTGGGCTCAAACCAGTTATTTCTTCTAACCCATTATAGGTATTTTGTGTAGTGCCTATTGTGTGAGTTCCATTATATCCTGAATCAGACACCTCAACCATTGTAAACGGCATGCTCATGGTTCTGGGCAAAAATATGTCAAAAAGAAAATTTCTTTAATATATCAACGGTTCGCAGAGTATTTTTGGCTGATTTTGGCTCTTTTAAGTGACGTGGTGAGATGGGATTTATAAAAAATGTTCTTTTTTGTAAAAAAGTAAGAAAAAGCGTTTGACACTTTTTATCCCTCGGCATATAAACCGCTCACCGAACGACGAGGGCGCCGCCAACGACGTCCCTGCCGCGCGGTCACCCTAACAGAGACACCACTCGCAATAGCGGAAGCGGTCTTTGCTCGATCAGAAAAGCGAGAGCAATTTTGATCGGATGATTTTTTACCATCTAAAATGGTGTGAAATCAGTTCTTTGATAATTGAATAAGAAGAAAGAGAAACGTAGACGGCGAAGGCCTTGCGGAACAATGTTTACATTGTTCACAAAGACTTTGACGGTCGTACGTTTTTCTAAATTGTGACACACCATGTTATTTGGATTTCGGTCCTTATGACTATTTAGGCTTCGGCCTATATATAAAGTGTGTCCTCGTCAAAAAATGTACGATTCAGTCAGATCAAATTTTCAACTTGAGAGTTTGATCCTGGCTCAGAACGAACGCTGGCGGCAGGCTTAACACATGCAAGTCGAACGCCCTCTTCGGAGGGAGTGGCAGACGGGTGAGTAACGCGTGGGAAACTACCTATCAGTACGGAACAACAGTTAGAAATGACTGCTAATACCGTATACGTCCTTCGGGAGAAAGATTTATCGCTGATAGATGTGCCCGCGTTAGATTAGCTAGTTGGTGAGGTAATGGCTCACCAAGGCGACGATCTATAGCTGGTCTGAGAGGATGATCAGCCACACTGGAACTGAGACACGGTCCAGACTCCTACGGGAGGCAGCAGTGGGGAATATTGGACAATGGGCGAAAGCCTGATCCAGCCATGCCGCGTGTGTGATGAAGGCCTTAGGGTTGTAAAGCACTTTCAACGGTGAAGATAATGACGGTAGCCGTAGAAGAAGCTCCGGCTAACTTCGTGCCAGCAGCCGCGGTAATACGAAGGGAGCGAGCGTTGTTCGGAATCACTGGGCGTAAAGAGTACGTAGGCGGATTGATTAGTTAGGGGTGAAATCCCAGGGCTCAACCCTGGAACTGCCTCTAATACTGTCAATCTAGAGATCGAGAGAGGTGAGTGGAATTCCTAGTGTAGAGGTGAAATTCGTAGATATTAGGAAGAACACCAGTGGCGAAGGCGGCTCACTGGCTCGATACTGACGCTGAGGTACGAAAGCGTGGGGAGCAAACAGGATTAGATACCCTGGTAGTCCACGCCGTAAACGATGAATGCTAGTCGTCAGGTTGTTTACAACTTGGTGACGCAGCTAACGCATTAAGCATTCCGCCTGGGGAGTACGGTCGCAAGATTAAAACTCAAAGGAATTGACGGGGGCCCGCACAAGCGGTGGAGCATGTGGTTTAATTCGAAGCAACGCGCAGAACCTTACCAGCTCTTGACATTCACTGACGGTTTCTGGAGACAGATTCCTCCCTTCGGGGCAGTGGGACAGGTGCTGCATGGCTGTCGTCAGCTCGTGTCGTGAGATGTTGGGTTAAGTCCCGCAACGAGCGCAACCCTCGCCATTAGTTGCCAGCATTTAGTTGGGCACTCTAATGGGACTGCCGGTGATAAGCCGGAGGAAGGTGGGGATGACGTCAAGTCCTCATGGCCCTTATGGGCTGGGCTACACACGTGCTACAATGGCGGTGACAGTGGGCAGCTAACCAGCGATGGTATGCTAATCTCTAAAAACCGTCTCAGTTCGGATTGTTCTCTGCAACTCGAGAGCATGAAGTTGGAATCGCTAGTAATCGTAGATCAGCATGCTACGGTGAATACGTTCCCGGGCCTTGTACACACCGCCCGTCACACCATGGGAGTTGGGTTTACCCGAAGGTAGTGCGCTAACCGCAAGGAGGCAGCTAACCACGGTAGGCTCAGCGACTGGGGTGAAGTCGTAACAAGGTAGCCCTAGGGGAACCTGGGGCTGGATCACCTCCTTTCTAAGGAAGAACCCTCAAGAGCTTGCTCTTATCGGATCTTTTTTTGAACATGAAGCAGACTTCGGTCTGACTTCGCTAGACTAAAGCGGGTTTTCGCCGTCTTCGTTTCTCTTTCTTCGCAGATTTTAACCGGGTAGTGCACGCCTCTTTTTTAGGGTGTTGTTGCTCGCTGGGGCCGGTAGCTCAGCTGGTTAGAGCGCACGCCTGATAAGCGTGAGGTCGGAAGTTCAAGTCTTCCTCGGCCCACCATTTTCTTTTATGGTGCGCAAAGTTCCCGGATCGGTCATTCTAACTAAAATCAACGAATGTGCCGATGACACCAATTGGGGCTATAGCTCAGCTGGGAGAGCACCTGCTTTGCAAGCAGGGGGTCAGCGGTTCGATCCCGCTTAGCTCCACCATTTTTTGACGGCAATGCGCCATTAGGCAGCGCTTCTTTCGGAAGCTGTTCGTCACTTAATTCCTTAAAAAATCTGCGTAGAAGAAACCATCTTGCCATCATGAGCAATCATGATGGCCTGTTCCATAACATTGTATAGAGAAGATTTATCCAACACCCTTTCGACGGTTGGATTTAAAAAGCTTCGGCTTTTTAGATGCTAACAGGGCCTCCCAGGGTCTTCGATTGTGGCGAAGGTGCTATTTGAGTTCATGTGAGCTCGATGCACTGGCAAGCTTGACCGCGTGCCGCTGGATAAGTCTCAAAGACTAGGTCTAGAATAACTCTTATCGACCTGATTTTTATGACCTTTCTGGCATTAGCCTGCTGGAAATGTGAAAATTAAGGACGCAGTCCTTCCATAGTTCCGGAAGCCTGCGGTATTGTGTTTGCTTAAATATCTCTCTTAAGACGGCAAACGCGCTAATAAATATCGATAATGAGAGTAATCAAGTGTCTTAAGGGCATTCAGTGGATGCCTTGGCAGTAAGAGGCGATGAAGGACGTGATACGCTGCGATAAGCGTCGGGGAGGTGCGAATACCCTTTGATCCGACGATTTCCGAATGGGGAAACCCACTTCAGATGCCTTGTATTTCAAGTATGTGAGCTTGCTCTCGTATTTGGACTACAAGGTATCGATAAGAAGTATCTTTTCCTGAATAAAATAGGGAAAAAGAAGCGAACTCGGGGAACTGAAACATCTAAGTACCCGAAGGAAAGGACATCAACCGAGACTCCCGTAGTAGTGGCGAGCGAAACGGGACCAGGCGATCTTTGTGCGTGAACTGGAATGTGTTGGGAAACACAGCCTTAGTGGGTGATAGCCCCGTACAGGCAGCAATCAAAGACATATCAAGTAGGGCGGGACACGTGAAATCCTGTTCGAAGATGGGGGGACCACCCTCCAAGCCTAAGTACTCCTTACTGACCGATAGCGTACAAGTACCGTGAGGGAAAGGTGAAAAGCACCCCGACGAGGGGAGTGAAATAGTTCCTGAAACTGGATGCCTACAAACAGTCGGAGCCCGCAAGGGTGACGGCGTACCTTTTGTATAATGGGTCAACGACTTAGTCTGGCATGCAAGCTTAAGCCGATAGGTGTAGGCGCAGCGAAAGCGAGTCTTAATAGGGCGAATAAGTATGTCGGATTAGACCCGAAACCAGGTGATCTAGCCATGAGCAGGTTGAAGGTGCAGTAACATGCACTGAAGGACCGAACCCACTAATGTTGAAAAATTAGGGGATGACTTGTGGCTAGGGGTGAAAGGCCAATCAAACCTGGAAATAGCTGGTTCTCTGCGAAATCTATTTAGGTAGAGCGTCAGCCGAATACCTCTGGGGGTAGAGCACTGGATGGGCTATGGGGACTCACCGTCTTACTGATCCTAACCAAACTCCGAATACCAGAGAGTAATAGCTGGCAGACACACTGCGGGTGCTAACGTCCGTAGTGGAGAGGGAAACAACCCTGACCATCAGCTAAGGTCCCTAAGTAATGGCTAAGTTTGAAAGCATGTGAAGATCCCAAAACAACCAGGATGTTGGCTTAGAAGCAGCCATCATTTAAAGAAAGCGTAACAGCTCACTGGTCTAAATAAGGGTTTTTGCGGCGAAAATGTAACGGGGATTAAGCCATTCACCGAAGCTATGGGTGCATCTTTGATGCGCGGTAGCAGAGCGTTCTGTAAGTTGATGAAGGGAGACCCGTGAGGGCTCCTGGAGATATCAGAAGTGCGAATGTTGACATGAGTAACGATAAAGAGTGTGAGAGACACTCTCGCCGAAAATCCAAGGGTTCCTGCTTAAAGCTAATCTGAGCAGGGTTAGTCGGTCCCTAAGGCGAGGCAGAAATGCGTAGTCGATGGGAAACAGGTTAATATTCCTGTACTTGGTGGTAGTGACGGATCCCGATAGTTGTTCTTCCTTATTGGATTGGAAGGGCCGCGTAGGGGTTCCAGGAAATAGCTCCACCGTATAAACCGTACCCGAAACCGACACAGGTGGATAGGTAGAGAATACCAAGGCGCTTGAGAGAACTATGTTGAAGGAACTCGGCAAATTGCTCCCGTAAGTTCGCGAGAAGGGAGCCCAATACTTAGGCAACTAGGTATTGGGGGCACAGAAATGGGGGTTGCGACTGTTTATCAAAAACACAGGGCTCTGCGAAGTTGCAAAACGACGTATAGGGTCTGACGCCTGCCCGGTGCTGGAAGGTTAAAAGGAGAGGTGCAAGCCTTGAATTGAAGCCCCAGTAAACGGCGGCCGTAACTATAACGGTCCTAAGGTAGCGAAATTCCTTGTCGGGTAAGTTCCGACCTGCACGAATGGCGTAACGACTTCCCCGCTGTCTCCAACATAGACTCAGTGAAATTGAATTCCCCGTGAAGATGCGGGGTTCCTGCGGTCAGACGGAAAGACCCCGTGCACCTTTACTATAGCTTCACACTGGCATTCGCCAAGGCATGTGTAGGATAGGTGGTAGGCTTTGAAACTCTCACGCCAGTGGGGGTGGAGCCATCCTTGAAATACCACCCTTATCTTCGTGGATGTCTAACTGCGGTCCGTTATCCGGATCCAGGACAGTGTGTGGTGGGTAGTTTGACTGGGGCGGTCGCCTCCTAAAGAGTAACGGAGGCGCGCGAAGGTAGGCTCAGACCGGTCGGAAATCGGTCGTTGAGTGCAATGGCATAAGCCTGCCTGACTGCGAGACTGACAAGTCGAGCAGAGACGAAAGTCGGTCATAGTGATCCGGTGGTCCCGCGTGGAAGGGCCATCGCTCAACGGATAAAAGGTACGCCGGGGATAACAGGCTGATGACCCCCAAGAGTCCATATCGACGGGGTTGTTTGGCACCTCGATGTCGGCTCATCGCATCCTGGGGCTGGAGCAGGTCCCAAGGGTTTGGCTGTTCGCCAATTAAAGCGGTACGTGAGCTGGGTTCAGAACGTCGTGAGACAGTTCGGTCCCTATCTGCCGTGGGCGTAGGAATATTGATGGGATCTGCCCCTAGTACGAGAGGACCGGGGTGGACGTATCTCTGGTGGACCTGTTGTTGCGCCAGCAGCATAGCAGGGTAGCTATATACGGAATAGATAACCGCTGAAGGCATCTAAGCGGGAAACTAACCCAAAGACGAGTATTCCCTGAGAGCCGTGGAAGACTACCACGTTGATAGGCTGGGTGTGGAAGTGCAGTAATGTGCGAAGCTTACCAGTACTAATAGCTCGATTGGCTTGATTGTTCTCATTGCTTGTGTCCATTTTAGTGATTTAAAGCGTGCGCGACGTCTATGACGACACGTATGCTTTAAATTATGAAAACAAACACATTAGCAGTAACGCCGAAAACACTGAAATATCAGTGATACCAGTTTAATGTCGCACGTTGAGCCCAAAGGGCGAAGCGCAAGACTTAAACCATAAAAAAATAACGACCAGTTTCTTAACATTATATGCTTTTTGCCGACCTGGTGGTCATGGCAAGGTGGCTGCACCCGTTCCCATTCCGAACACGGCCGTGAAA
This window of the Hyphomicrobiales bacterium genome carries:
- a CDS encoding M23 family metallopeptidase, whose amino-acid sequence is MGTNTSNHKKVRNNKSVLDLLGTQSALSTESGKSGPPDIRDVSLRWLAGTILTGVTSITLMGGALLVAVDGQDTYSIPSHITQDGNIIATSLDANDTDRISKGDRPAHVTTKINDGNVLHLSTLTRSESGNHVRTRPFARLDSSLKRYEDDPKFQVPPFDAVTIFSGSSKFREKGKDEVLYDSQIDDEIEIRSSPLPIDGENEQTVRGYSDEEIEAKIRQQLPTLHTSLDDGTIFARAGVIAYIDQARFEGRAAPSPFDNLVKIRSENVLTINKTNDVAHLSLTKDAGFINPKSNSTFKEFWKDEMGFEEDADPIISALSKELPDKTFKSTHKIRMNYAGGPNADIPDVISIYDDSQHLITIARADSGDFVPTNEPALANELEDQLQPRLFAAGNTSVYQGIYQTALKHNIPTELARELIRIYAFDVDFKSSVKQTDKMEVFYSLDPEQEKATKESEILYTSLQLGDLKRRYYRFKTTDDNEVDYYDENGRSAKKFLMRQPVPRAKFRSSYGWRRHPILRTSRLHKGVDWSAPRGTPIFAAGNGVIEDAKWFSGYGRWIKIRHANGYKTGYAHMSRFAKGMKSGVRVRQGQIIGYVGSTGLSTGPHLHYEVIVNGRHVDPMRIRLPRGRILSGDQLAAFERERNRIDQLLDKPDAQKEQDFALSN